The following proteins come from a genomic window of Phycisphaerales bacterium AB-hyl4:
- the mbhE gene encoding hydrogen gas-evolving membrane-bound hydrogenase subunit E has translation MDAVWLLTLAVLAPLIAGVVTLFLPRSLIMPRVVIATAGPAIAFLLVAAHAASHGITSEPTDSIPWIPSLHLNLGFLGDGIGTFFALLVAGVGVLIMLYARAYFGPEKDDLYRFYPTLGLFTTAMLGIVVADYLMLTLLFWEMTSISSFLLIGWDRFDKKAVKLAMQAFFTTGLGGLVMFGGLLLFSLHTDLWRWSDIYADGLAGFDMTLSWTNPMLWAFVLIFFGAATKSAQFPFHYWLPGAMAAPTPVSAFLHSATMVKAGVFLTGRLFPVFAALELWPWLIIPLGAVTMLLGAVIALNQHDLKRIFAYTTVSQLGLLMCMYGLGALTMTYHDQTFHLIDWDITQIANHAFYKAPLFIVAGALGHVASRQLPELFGAWHHHKGMVLTILLAGWGLAALPGAISFQAKELFLYAIYHATSVHPIFWILMLMAILTAVCNVAIFVRLTTTLLGLEGGLRTEKAPPPPWPVKETAPDYYAPDHPEDEETDAHGSGVHDDHGHAPHAPGTHHEHHHETGFWGAMLWVPALIIVSLQFLGGLITPLWNAVFRPLETNLNYFGGEGASYTGVPALWQLGIGVPLGMSLLAILGGVALGYSKVMRGAIVDVHDKIYPAIYDLCVNGGGKAFRVVQTGNLRDYTIFILLAFLIAFGGAVYFDGGMFEPVLAQMALTFEFWPGVALAVITCATAVAIPLVQARVVRVLLLGACGFSVVGLYLVYEAPDLALTQLMFEIISVILFLLVLRLLPDPESKGAWVGRIGRISIAAAVGLAFGWLTLVAASGAPFDSGHPILGDFFLRHAYDGTQATGGRGAGGGNVVNVILVDFRGFDTLGELVVLALAAVGVWSLIPPRRRYQR, from the coding sequence ATGGACGCAGTCTGGTTGCTCACGCTGGCGGTGCTGGCGCCGCTGATCGCGGGCGTTGTCACCCTCTTCCTCCCTCGGTCGCTCATTATGCCGCGCGTCGTCATCGCGACGGCCGGGCCTGCGATCGCGTTCCTCCTCGTCGCGGCGCATGCGGCGAGCCATGGCATCACCTCCGAGCCAACCGACTCGATCCCCTGGATTCCCTCGCTGCACCTGAACCTCGGGTTCCTTGGCGACGGCATCGGCACATTCTTCGCCCTGCTCGTCGCCGGCGTGGGCGTGCTCATCATGCTCTACGCCCGGGCCTACTTCGGCCCGGAAAAAGACGATCTCTACCGCTTCTACCCCACGCTCGGCCTGTTCACGACCGCCATGCTCGGCATCGTCGTGGCCGACTATCTCATGCTCACCCTGCTGTTCTGGGAGATGACCTCGATCAGCTCCTTCCTGCTGATCGGCTGGGACCGCTTCGATAAAAAGGCCGTCAAGCTCGCGATGCAGGCCTTCTTCACCACCGGCCTCGGCGGGCTGGTCATGTTCGGCGGACTGCTGCTGTTCAGCCTCCACACCGACCTCTGGCGGTGGAGCGATATCTACGCAGACGGCCTCGCAGGCTTCGACATGACCCTGAGCTGGACCAACCCCATGCTCTGGGCCTTCGTGCTCATCTTCTTCGGCGCTGCCACCAAAAGTGCCCAGTTCCCGTTCCACTACTGGCTCCCCGGCGCGATGGCGGCCCCCACCCCGGTCTCCGCCTTCCTCCACTCCGCGACCATGGTCAAGGCCGGCGTCTTCCTCACCGGCAGGCTGTTCCCCGTCTTCGCGGCACTCGAGCTTTGGCCCTGGCTGATCATCCCGCTGGGCGCGGTCACCATGCTGCTCGGCGCGGTCATCGCCCTCAACCAGCACGACCTCAAGCGCATCTTCGCCTACACCACCGTCAGCCAGCTCGGCCTGCTGATGTGCATGTACGGCCTCGGCGCGCTGACCATGACCTACCACGACCAGACCTTCCACCTCATCGACTGGGACATCACCCAGATCGCCAACCACGCCTTCTACAAGGCCCCGCTCTTCATCGTCGCCGGCGCGCTGGGCCACGTCGCCTCCCGCCAACTGCCCGAACTGTTCGGCGCCTGGCATCACCACAAGGGCATGGTGCTGACCATCCTCCTCGCCGGCTGGGGCCTCGCCGCCCTCCCCGGTGCGATCAGCTTCCAGGCCAAAGAGCTCTTCCTCTACGCCATCTACCACGCCACCAGCGTGCACCCGATCTTCTGGATCCTCATGCTCATGGCGATCCTCACCGCTGTGTGCAACGTCGCCATCTTCGTCCGCCTTACCACCACCCTGCTCGGCCTCGAAGGCGGCCTGCGAACCGAAAAAGCACCGCCGCCGCCCTGGCCTGTCAAAGAAACCGCGCCCGACTACTACGCGCCCGACCACCCCGAAGATGAAGAAACCGACGCCCACGGCAGCGGCGTCCACGATGACCACGGCCACGCCCCCCACGCCCCCGGCACACACCACGAACACCACCACGAAACCGGCTTCTGGGGCGCGATGCTCTGGGTCCCCGCACTCATCATCGTCAGCCTCCAGTTCCTCGGCGGACTCATCACCCCGCTCTGGAACGCCGTCTTCCGACCACTGGAAACCAACCTCAACTACTTCGGCGGCGAAGGCGCTTCCTACACCGGCGTGCCCGCACTCTGGCAACTGGGCATCGGCGTGCCGCTGGGCATGTCCCTGCTGGCCATCCTCGGCGGCGTCGCGCTGGGCTACTCCAAAGTCATGCGCGGCGCAATCGTCGACGTCCACGACAAAATCTACCCCGCCATCTACGACCTCTGCGTCAACGGCGGCGGCAAGGCCTTCCGCGTCGTCCAGACCGGCAACCTCCGCGACTACACCATCTTCATCCTGCTCGCATTCCTCATCGCCTTCGGCGGAGCCGTCTACTTCGACGGCGGCATGTTCGAACCCGTCCTCGCCCAGATGGCGCTCACTTTCGAATTCTGGCCCGGCGTCGCGCTCGCCGTCATCACCTGTGCCACCGCCGTCGCCATCCCGCTCGTTCAGGCCCGCGTCGTCCGCGTCCTGCTGCTGGGTGCCTGCGGCTTCTCCGTCGTCGGCCTCTACCTGGTCTACGAAGCGCCCGACCTCGCACTCACGCAGCTGATGTTCGAAATCATCAGCGTCATCCTCTTCCTGCTCGTCCTCCGACTCCTGCCCGACCCCGAAAGCAAAGGCGCATGGGTCGGCCGCATCGGGCGTATCAGCATCGCCGCCGCCGTCGGCCTGGCGTTCGGCTGGCTGACGCTTGTCGCCGCCTCCGGCGCACCGTTCGACTCGGGGCACCCGATCCTCGGCGACTTCTTCCTCCGTCATGCTTATGACGGCACGCAAGCCACCGGCGGCCGAGGCGCGGGCGGCGGCAACGTCGTCAACGTCATCCTCGTCGACTTCCGCGGCTTCGACACGCTGGGCGAACTCGTCGTGCTCGCCCTCGCAGCGGTGGGCGTCTGGTCGCTGATCCCGCCGCGAAGGAGGTACCAACGATGA
- a CDS encoding spore germination protein GerW family protein yields MSTLNSPGTTPASTPATTEPAHDGDGHAPFIADLAKQLERGGRAAAVFGDPVERDGITVIPVARARWMVGGGQGTDAKGDKGQGGGGGVCASPVGYIEMKNGETSFRCIHTPGGILRMALAALIGIIALRRLL; encoded by the coding sequence ATGAGCACGCTGAACTCACCCGGAACCACGCCCGCATCAACCCCCGCCACAACCGAGCCCGCGCACGATGGCGACGGCCACGCGCCGTTCATCGCCGACCTTGCGAAGCAACTGGAACGTGGCGGCCGCGCTGCCGCGGTGTTCGGCGACCCGGTCGAACGCGATGGCATTACCGTCATCCCTGTCGCCCGCGCCCGCTGGATGGTCGGCGGCGGCCAGGGCACGGACGCCAAGGGCGACAAAGGCCAAGGCGGTGGCGGCGGCGTCTGTGCCTCGCCCGTCGGCTACATCGAGATGAAAAACGGCGAAACCAGCTTCCGCTGCATCCACACGCCCGGCGGCATCCTCCGCATGGCGCTCGCCGCCCTGATCGGCATCATCGCCCTGCGTCGCCTGCTTTAG
- a CDS encoding MnhB domain-containing protein produces MSSLILRTAVALIMPLALLFSLFMAIKGHNEPGGGFIGGLIAAVSLAIYRMSNGPDTFRQLIPLHPRIIVFTGMAIALLTALAPLALGLPLLHTWHGYVGLPGGGTAHASSALIFDAGVFLVVVGASIGMIIRLSEELEA; encoded by the coding sequence ATGAGCAGCCTCATCCTCCGCACCGCCGTCGCGCTGATCATGCCCCTGGCATTGCTCTTCTCGTTGTTCATGGCCATCAAAGGCCACAACGAGCCCGGCGGCGGGTTCATCGGCGGCCTCATCGCCGCGGTCAGCCTCGCCATCTACCGCATGTCCAACGGGCCGGACACCTTCCGGCAGCTCATCCCGTTGCACCCGCGGATCATCGTATTCACGGGCATGGCCATCGCCCTGCTCACCGCGCTCGCGCCCCTGGCGCTGGGCCTGCCTCTGCTGCATACCTGGCACGGCTACGTCGGCTTGCCCGGCGGCGGCACAGCCCACGCCTCGTCCGCACTCATCTTCGACGCGGGCGTGTTCCTCGTCGTCGTCGGCGCGTCGATCGGCATGATCATCCGACTCAGTGAGGAGCTAGAGGCATGA
- the mnhG gene encoding monovalent cation/H(+) antiporter subunit G — protein sequence MSNALLIIADLLALICMAIGLFFMLVGAIGTVRMPDAYNRLHAATKCSTLGLLGLLLAAVFHLGDVGVLVRAVLTMLFVFVSNPVGAHLLAKAALAVKTPQWDGTLSDEHAEHATPADTGNAPQAHPGE from the coding sequence GTGAGCAATGCACTGCTGATCATCGCGGATCTGCTGGCGCTGATATGCATGGCGATCGGGCTGTTTTTCATGCTCGTCGGTGCCATCGGCACGGTGCGGATGCCCGACGCGTACAACCGGCTGCACGCCGCGACCAAGTGCTCGACGCTCGGCCTGCTCGGGCTGCTGCTGGCGGCGGTGTTTCACCTCGGCGACGTCGGCGTGCTCGTGCGAGCCGTGCTGACCATGTTGTTCGTGTTCGTCTCCAACCCGGTCGGGGCACACCTGCTGGCCAAGGCCGCCCTCGCTGTGAAGACCCCGCAATGGGACGGCACGCTCAGCGACGAGCACGCCGAGCACGCGACCCCCGCCGACACGGGCAACGCGCCCCAGGCCCACCCGGGCGAGTGA
- a CDS encoding ArnT family glycosyltransferase, translating to MATPPDDKTPADHGGPSVRIGPDSPADAAKGGGHAAPTPRPTYDLADDDAAGGDHDSTSTEPSTRTGHSPSAMGGGSNDTSAASSGESRAARRARRLPRKTDRLMAWLAALLCAAVAAVPLTAGLWHPDTLHPLEAEALSRSYETWQQQADLPVAPGSLERWVPVLDDQQRLADPPGGTWLHMVAFSVLQSNVHSDDLLHHARLVSVVLALLTVVAVFWTGMSIGGILPATLAGLIAGALPVLLFFGRLANEQLASVALVTLAIAAAIWALRPLRPANHLVRQGLGWAFCGLLLGMATLTGGLPATVAVIVPLALIIILCPGRIGHTLGLVAALFIGGLVATPWALHVHGEDPEVWRQWTAALVPPEDFDWQMMLMLSAQRLGLALLLALPWTVWLVAGLLQPFSTSSAGARTRLFIGWVWFMSALLLVLLLPGRGQVGELLLLLPPTALVTAQVIRQFRELAAEGRDARIWVWLCWPHAAVLLVVSLAGPTAMHFQPWLVSEGWLDQSITATMHPMYWVGMAVCLVLLVGLSLRYVVRRYPGKATVCWALWAMLAFSAVIYPASMGPLMQSRSLAFVKADDVAGHLSSSALQSRDAVSSRDARGGADGR from the coding sequence ATGGCGACGCCACCGGACGACAAAACGCCAGCCGACCACGGCGGCCCGTCGGTACGGATCGGCCCTGACTCGCCTGCCGACGCAGCGAAGGGGGGCGGTCACGCTGCGCCAACGCCGCGCCCGACCTACGACCTTGCCGACGACGACGCTGCGGGGGGCGATCACGATTCGACGTCTACCGAGCCGTCGACGCGGACGGGTCATTCGCCGTCGGCGATGGGCGGTGGCAGCAACGACACGAGCGCTGCCTCGTCGGGCGAGTCGCGGGCGGCCCGCCGGGCCCGTCGGCTGCCGCGGAAGACGGATCGACTGATGGCGTGGCTGGCGGCGCTGCTGTGTGCGGCGGTGGCGGCGGTGCCGTTGACGGCGGGGCTGTGGCATCCGGACACGCTGCACCCGCTCGAAGCCGAGGCGTTATCGCGATCATACGAGACCTGGCAGCAGCAGGCGGATTTGCCCGTCGCGCCGGGCAGCCTCGAACGGTGGGTGCCGGTGCTCGATGATCAGCAACGGCTGGCTGACCCGCCGGGGGGGACGTGGCTGCACATGGTCGCGTTCAGCGTGCTGCAATCGAACGTTCACAGTGACGACCTGCTGCATCATGCCCGGTTGGTGTCGGTGGTGCTGGCGCTGCTGACGGTGGTGGCGGTGTTCTGGACCGGCATGTCGATCGGCGGCATTTTGCCCGCGACGCTGGCGGGCCTGATTGCCGGGGCGTTGCCCGTGCTGCTTTTCTTCGGCCGACTGGCGAACGAGCAACTGGCCAGCGTCGCGCTGGTCACGCTGGCGATTGCGGCAGCCATCTGGGCGCTGCGGCCGCTGCGCCCGGCGAATCACCTGGTCCGGCAGGGGCTTGGCTGGGCATTTTGCGGGCTGCTGCTGGGCATGGCGACGCTCACCGGCGGGCTGCCGGCGACGGTGGCGGTGATCGTGCCGCTGGCGCTGATCATCATTCTTTGCCCCGGCCGTATCGGGCATACGCTGGGTCTGGTCGCGGCGCTGTTCATCGGTGGACTGGTGGCGACGCCCTGGGCGCTGCACGTGCACGGCGAAGACCCGGAAGTGTGGCGGCAGTGGACGGCGGCGCTCGTGCCGCCGGAGGACTTCGACTGGCAGATGATGTTGATGCTGTCGGCCCAGCGGCTGGGGTTGGCGTTGCTGTTGGCGCTGCCTTGGACGGTGTGGCTGGTGGCGGGGCTGTTGCAGCCGTTCAGTACGTCGTCGGCCGGGGCGCGGACGCGGCTGTTTATTGGTTGGGTGTGGTTCATGTCGGCGTTGCTGCTGGTGTTGCTGCTGCCCGGCCGGGGGCAGGTGGGCGAGTTGCTGCTGCTCTTGCCGCCGACGGCGCTGGTGACGGCGCAGGTAATCCGGCAATTCCGCGAGCTGGCGGCGGAGGGGCGGGACGCGCGGATCTGGGTGTGGCTGTGCTGGCCACACGCGGCGGTGCTGCTGGTGGTGTCGCTGGCTGGGCCGACGGCGATGCACTTCCAGCCATGGCTGGTGAGCGAGGGTTGGCTGGATCAGTCAATCACCGCGACGATGCACCCGATGTACTGGGTGGGCATGGCGGTCTGCCTGGTGCTGCTCGTGGGGCTGAGCCTGCGATATGTCGTCCGGCGATACCCGGGCAAGGCGACGGTGTGCTGGGCGTTATGGGCGATGCTGGCCTTTTCCGCGGTGATTTACCCTGCGAGCATGGGGCCGCTGATGCAAAGCCGATCGCTCGCGTTCGTCAAGGCTGACGATGTGGCGGGGCATCTTTCGAGTTCGGCCCTACAATCGCGCGATGCTGTCAGCTCGCGCGACGCTCGCGGGGGCGCCGACGGCCGATAG
- a CDS encoding proton-conducting transporter membrane subunit, with product MTANQIILLCMIPLAAGLLTVPMVNSLHLSRLVGVVALGLNALLGLTLLLQVSDGSVMVTNLGGWPSPFAINMIFDSFSGLLIVASSLVALATYIHSFSTLQPRIERRYYHPLFMLLMFGVNMCFLTGDLFNLFVAFEIALMASYALLCIGGSRKQMSQAYKYVVLNLLASTVFVMAAGMTYGMFGTLNIAHIADIVRTLQAAGEPLPTGFTALGAVLLMVFAVKGAFFPMWFWLPDTYYTCPISVAALFSGLLTKVGVYCVARIFPLIFFAGGAGDDWLVPLLAVSACATMFLAVLGAVSQSQVRRILSIHVISQVGYMIFAIVVMTGYALAGAVLFIVHNMIVKSCLFLCCGIMEKHAGTDNLNRLGGLLKRDVYLAVLFFIAAMSLVGLPPLSGFFGKLIIVHAGWEEWWWVAVFALITSPLTLLSMLKIWSYGFWNPAQDPIANHPAPKRGELRAGYIGTTMLVVVALFLGFGAEPVYQVARNAGDQLENPSAYINAVMGDRAITVIEAPLEDASDKREALTLKPETENQKPETSQ from the coding sequence ATGACCGCAAACCAAATCATCCTGTTGTGCATGATCCCGCTCGCCGCGGGGTTGTTGACCGTGCCGATGGTCAACAGTCTGCACCTGTCCCGACTCGTGGGCGTCGTCGCGCTCGGGCTCAACGCCCTGCTCGGGCTCACGCTGTTGCTCCAGGTCAGCGACGGCAGCGTGATGGTGACCAACCTCGGAGGTTGGCCTTCGCCGTTCGCGATCAACATGATCTTTGACAGCTTTTCCGGGCTGCTCATCGTCGCGTCCAGCCTGGTGGCGTTGGCAACTTACATCCACTCGTTCTCCACGTTGCAGCCTCGCATCGAGCGGCGCTATTACCACCCGCTGTTCATGCTGCTGATGTTCGGCGTGAATATGTGCTTCCTCACCGGCGACCTGTTCAACCTCTTCGTCGCGTTCGAAATCGCGCTCATGGCCTCCTACGCCCTGCTGTGCATCGGCGGCAGCCGAAAGCAGATGAGCCAGGCCTACAAGTACGTCGTCCTCAACCTGCTCGCGTCCACCGTCTTCGTCATGGCCGCCGGCATGACCTACGGCATGTTCGGCACGCTGAACATCGCCCACATCGCCGACATCGTCCGCACCCTCCAGGCCGCCGGCGAACCGCTGCCCACCGGCTTCACCGCCCTCGGCGCCGTGCTGCTCATGGTCTTCGCCGTCAAAGGCGCTTTCTTCCCCATGTGGTTCTGGCTGCCGGATACGTACTACACCTGCCCGATCTCCGTCGCGGCGCTGTTCTCCGGCCTGCTGACGAAAGTCGGCGTCTACTGCGTCGCCCGCATCTTCCCGCTGATCTTCTTCGCCGGCGGCGCGGGTGACGACTGGCTGGTGCCGCTGCTGGCGGTCTCCGCTTGCGCCACCATGTTCCTCGCCGTGCTCGGAGCCGTCTCGCAAAGCCAGGTTCGGCGAATCCTCTCGATCCACGTCATCAGCCAGGTCGGGTACATGATCTTCGCGATCGTGGTCATGACCGGCTACGCCCTCGCCGGCGCGGTGCTGTTCATCGTTCACAACATGATCGTGAAAAGCTGCCTGTTCCTCTGCTGCGGCATCATGGAAAAGCACGCCGGCACGGACAACCTCAACCGCCTCGGCGGACTGCTCAAACGCGACGTCTACCTGGCAGTGCTCTTCTTCATCGCCGCGATGAGTCTCGTGGGCCTGCCGCCGCTGTCGGGCTTCTTCGGCAAGCTCATCATCGTGCACGCCGGCTGGGAAGAATGGTGGTGGGTGGCCGTGTTCGCCCTTATCACCAGCCCGCTGACGCTGCTGTCCATGCTGAAAATCTGGAGCTACGGCTTCTGGAACCCCGCGCAAGACCCGATCGCAAACCACCCCGCACCCAAACGCGGCGAACTCCGCGCCGGCTACATCGGCACGACCATGCTCGTCGTGGTCGCCTTGTTCCTCGGCTTCGGCGCGGAGCCGGTCTACCAGGTCGCCCGCAACGCCGGCGACCAGCTCGAAAACCCCTCGGCCTACATCAACGCCGTCATGGGCGATCGTGCCATCACCGTCATCGAAGCGCCCCTTGAGGACGCGTCGGACAAACGCGAGGCCCTGACGCTTAAACCAGAAACCGAAAACCAGAAACCAGAAACCTCCCAATGA
- a CDS encoding APC family permease, which produces MTMSSSDQTLKRELGIFAAVMLGLGSIVGTGVFVSLGLGAGIAGPAVVLAIALAAALATCNGLSSAQLAAAHPVAGGTYEYGYKYMHPALGFTAGWMFLAAKSASAATAALGFAGYLLNAFAPEHGQLLVPLALLIAGLLTLLILTGIRRTSTANIVIVSLTLLSLIAFVVFGLPQLIERSDETLTPFFAGEADDRGLVPAILHATALMFVAYTGYGRIATMGEEIHNPRRSIPIAIIITLVVSAVLYMAVALVGVGAVGAQAFHDATREQAAPLVVIAQQIAGERSLLAMLILIGALTAMLGVLLNLILGLSRVALAMGRRGDLPGMFGLLNASGTPFAAIFLVTLIIMVLIRLGSVEATWSFSAFTVLIYYGLTNAAALRLPREQRLYPRVLAWAGLVGCVGLAFWVDLRYWLAGLVLIAVGLLWHAIARRLAFRESSNQA; this is translated from the coding sequence CTGACCATGAGCAGCAGCGACCAGACACTTAAACGCGAGCTGGGCATCTTCGCCGCGGTCATGCTCGGCCTCGGCTCGATCGTCGGCACGGGCGTGTTTGTCAGCCTCGGCCTCGGCGCGGGCATCGCAGGCCCGGCGGTCGTGCTCGCGATCGCGCTCGCGGCGGCGCTGGCGACGTGTAACGGGCTCAGCTCCGCCCAACTCGCGGCAGCCCATCCGGTCGCCGGCGGCACGTACGAGTACGGCTACAAGTACATGCACCCCGCGCTCGGCTTCACCGCCGGCTGGATGTTCCTCGCCGCGAAAAGCGCCTCCGCCGCCACCGCCGCCCTCGGCTTCGCAGGCTACCTGCTTAACGCCTTCGCCCCGGAGCATGGCCAACTGCTCGTGCCGCTCGCGCTGCTCATCGCCGGCCTGCTCACACTGCTGATCCTCACCGGCATCCGTCGAACGAGCACAGCCAACATCGTCATCGTCAGCCTCACATTGCTGTCGTTGATCGCGTTCGTCGTGTTCGGCCTGCCGCAGTTGATCGAACGCAGCGACGAAACGCTTACGCCCTTCTTCGCCGGCGAAGCAGACGACCGCGGCCTCGTGCCCGCGATCCTGCACGCCACCGCGCTGATGTTCGTCGCCTACACCGGCTACGGCCGTATCGCCACGATGGGCGAAGAAATTCACAACCCCCGCCGCAGCATCCCCATCGCCATCATCATCACCCTCGTCGTCAGTGCTGTGCTTTACATGGCGGTCGCGCTCGTCGGCGTCGGCGCGGTCGGGGCGCAGGCGTTCCACGACGCGACGCGCGAGCAGGCCGCGCCGCTGGTCGTCATCGCTCAGCAGATCGCCGGCGAGCGGTCGCTGCTGGCGATGCTCATCCTCATCGGCGCACTGACCGCCATGCTCGGCGTGCTGCTGAACCTCATCCTCGGCCTGTCGCGCGTCGCGCTGGCGATGGGTCGGCGGGGTGATCTGCCGGGCATGTTCGGCTTGCTGAACGCAAGCGGCACACCTTTCGCCGCGATCTTCCTCGTTACGCTGATCATTATGGTTCTGATACGGCTCGGCTCGGTCGAAGCGACCTGGTCGTTCAGCGCCTTCACCGTGTTGATCTACTACGGCCTGACCAACGCGGCGGCGCTCCGCCTCCCGCGCGAGCAACGGCTCTACCCGCGCGTGCTCGCGTGGGCGGGGCTGGTCGGGTGTGTGGGGCTGGCGTTCTGGGTGGACCTGCGCTACTGGCTCGCGGGGCTGGTGCTGATCGCGGTGGGCCTGCTGTGGCACGCGATCGCCCGGCGGCTGGCGTTTAGAGAATCTTCAAATCAAGCGTAG
- a CDS encoding sodium:proton antiporter, whose translation MTFVVAVCVAIIFGTGVYMLLGRELKGIAMGVFLLAHAANLSIIAMSGSPIVYDDQTGESQIKAPPVVTADETLTATLANTADPLPQALILTAIVIGFGVMGFLLSMIFITSRATKTLDIETLAEQGRADAEEH comes from the coding sequence ATGACTTTCGTCGTCGCCGTCTGCGTCGCCATCATCTTCGGCACAGGCGTCTACATGTTGCTCGGCCGAGAGCTCAAGGGCATTGCCATGGGCGTGTTCCTCCTCGCCCACGCCGCGAACCTGAGCATCATCGCGATGTCCGGCTCGCCCATCGTCTACGACGACCAGACCGGCGAGTCGCAGATCAAGGCCCCGCCCGTGGTGACCGCGGATGAAACCCTCACCGCCACCCTCGCCAACACCGCCGACCCCCTGCCGCAGGCGCTGATCCTCACCGCCATCGTCATCGGCTTCGGCGTGATGGGCTTCCTGCTGTCGATGATCTTCATCACCAGCCGAGCGACCAAGACGCTCGACATCGAAACACTCGCCGAACAGGGACGCGCCGACGCGGAAGAACATTGA
- a CDS encoding monovalent cation/H+ antiporter complex subunit F, with amino-acid sequence MIRQAWQLVFMLLAVLAPAGAALADLPDSVSVADDTVRPLGGVVNVAVELGIAVLVVGMVLCLYRIMRGPHLVDRVLATDALALHVVGLVIALAIYLRTTDFLDVALVVAIIGFAGTLAFSQYIAARGNGKGDNPSPAAPERSEP; translated from the coding sequence ATGATCCGCCAAGCCTGGCAACTCGTTTTCATGCTGCTGGCAGTGCTCGCCCCCGCCGGCGCGGCGCTGGCGGACCTGCCGGACAGCGTAAGTGTGGCCGACGACACCGTGCGTCCGCTGGGCGGCGTGGTGAACGTCGCTGTGGAGTTGGGCATCGCTGTGCTCGTGGTGGGCATGGTGCTTTGCCTGTACCGCATCATGCGCGGCCCGCACCTGGTCGACCGCGTGCTGGCGACCGACGCGCTGGCGCTGCACGTGGTCGGGCTGGTCATCGCGCTGGCGATCTACCTTCGCACGACCGACTTCCTCGACGTGGCGCTGGTGGTGGCGATCATCGGCTTCGCGGGCACGCTGGCGTTCTCGCAGTACATCGCAGCGCGCGGCAATGGTAAGGGCGACAACCCATCCCCCGCCGCCCCTGAAAGGAGCGAGCCGTGA
- a CDS encoding Na+/H+ antiporter subunit E, with protein sequence MTWLFLLNLFMAILYIALVGDPSAFTFVVGFLLGALVITLYCRVSKTGSYPGKVWRLIRFVGFFTRILIIANLQVAWEVLSPKHTMTPRILRYSVQGMTPAQITTLANTISLTPGTLTADIDDDGQHLYIHGMYCRDRDAALRDLDEIKRRLMNEVFET encoded by the coding sequence ATGACCTGGCTTTTCCTGCTCAACCTGTTCATGGCGATCCTCTACATCGCACTCGTAGGCGACCCGAGCGCGTTTACGTTCGTGGTCGGCTTCCTGCTGGGCGCGCTCGTCATCACGCTCTACTGCCGTGTGTCCAAGACGGGCAGCTATCCGGGCAAGGTGTGGCGGCTGATCCGCTTCGTCGGCTTCTTCACGCGTATTCTCATCATCGCGAACCTTCAGGTGGCCTGGGAAGTGCTCTCGCCGAAGCACACCATGACGCCGCGCATCCTCCGCTACAGCGTGCAGGGCATGACACCGGCGCAGATCACGACGCTGGCCAACACCATCAGCCTCACGCCCGGCACGCTCACCGCCGACATCGACGACGACGGCCAGCACCTGTACATCCACGGCATGTACTGCCGCGATCGCGACGCCGCGTTGCGAGACCTGGACGAAATCAAACGCCGACTGATGAACGAGGTGTTCGAAACATGA